Genomic segment of Sinorhizobium meliloti:
GACGCTCTAGATCTCCGCGATGGAGGTGACGATGCGCGAAACGAGACCATAGGCCTTCGCCTCTTCCGCACCGAGCCAGTAATCGCGATCCGTGTCCTTGGCGATCTTGTCGACCGGCTGTCCGGTCGCTTCGGAGAAGATCCGGTTCAGACGCTCGTTCATCTTGATGATCTCGCGTGCCTGGATCTCGATGTCGGAAGCCATGCCGCGCGTTCCGCCCGAGGGTTGGTGCAACAGGAAGCGGGTGTTCGGCAGGCACAGGCGCTGCTCCTTGGGCGCAGCGACATAGATGAGCGCGCCGGCGGACGCGACCCAGCCGGTGCCGATGGTCCAGACCTTCGGCTTCACGAACTTGATCATGTCGTGGATGCTGTCGCCGGATTCGACATGGCCGCCGGGCGAGTTGACGAAGAGGCGGATATCGTCGTCGCTGGCCGCGGCAAGCGCCACGAGCTGCGAGCAGACCTTCTGCGCGAGTTCCTGGGTGATGGTCCCGTAAATGAAAATCGAACGCGACTTGAAAAGGTTCGCCTCCGTCTCCTTGCCCAAGGGCAATTCGGTCTTCTTTTCTTCCTGGTCGTCGTCGTTCCGCATTCTTCGGACTCCTCATGAAATGTCTTCCAACCAGATAATGCGACTCGACCGCGAAAACAATGCAAACGGCGGCGTTAACACGGTTCGAACCGCCCGCCTCGGCGCGATGGTAAACAGGGTCCGCCAAATGACGTATGGACAGCCGGCGGGAGCCCAATAAGATCAGCGGATCATCAATGTCTGTATCGGGGCCCAGAATGAAGAAACCCGTCCTTCTCGCAGCCGCGCTCTTCGCCGGCTCCTCCGCGCCTGCCTTCGCCCATCTCGATCCAGCCGAACACGGGTCGGTGATGGCGGGCCTTACCCATCCGCTGTTCGGAGCCGACCACGTTCTTGCGATGATCGCCGTCGGCCTTTGGGCGGCTCAGATCGGCGGCAGGGCGCTGTGGAGCGTGCCGGCTGCCTTTGTCGCGACGATGGTGCTCGGCTTCGTCCTCGCCCACGCCGGCGCTCCCCTGCCCCTTGTCGAACCGGCCATTCTCGCCTCTGTCGTGGCGCTCGGCCTGGTCGTCGCCGTAGCCGTCCGGCTTGACGCGGCAACGGCTGCAGCCATCGTCGCGGCCTTCGCGCTCTTCCATGGCCATGCCCACGGCGGAGAGTTGGGCTCGGCCGGCACCTGGTCGTTTGCAGCAGGATTCGTGATCGCAACCGCTCTTCTGCACGGTCTCGGCATGGGGCTCGCCCGGCTTGCGGACCGCGGCGTCGTCACCCGTATCGTCGGCGGCGCCACCGCCATAGCCGGCGCAGCCTTGATCCTCGGATGATACTGGTTCGCTCCGCGCTGCCGCAGGAGGCGGACTTTCTCGCTCAAATCGGCCTTGCAGCCTGGCGCAAAGGCATAAAGCCGCTTGTGCCGGCGCATGTTGCGGCGGCCACCGAACAGAACAACCCGTTCTTGCCGTTCGTGCGAGAACTGGGGCCTCGCATTCTCGTCGCTGAAGTCGATGGAGAAGCTGCCGGCCTCGGCGCCCGCGAGCACGATGACGATGTCATCAGCGATATCTGGGTCGCTCCCGCCTTCGAAGGACGGGGCGCCGGATCGGCCCTCATAAAGGCGCTCGAAGCGCAAATCGCCGAGCGTGGATACAGGCAAGCCGCAATCCAGGTGGCGGCCCAAAACGAGCGGGCGCTTCAGCTTTACCAGCGTCTCGGCTACCGAGTGCTTTGGAGGAAGGTCGCTTTCGACCCGATCCTCCAGACCGAACTGGAAAAGATCGGCCTGTCAAAACCACTT
This window contains:
- a CDS encoding ATP-dependent Clp protease proteolytic subunit, with the translated sequence MRNDDDQEEKKTELPLGKETEANLFKSRSIFIYGTITQELAQKVCSQLVALAAASDDDIRLFVNSPGGHVESGDSIHDMIKFVKPKVWTIGTGWVASAGALIYVAAPKEQRLCLPNTRFLLHQPSGGTRGMASDIEIQAREIIKMNERLNRIFSEATGQPVDKIAKDTDRDYWLGAEEAKAYGLVSRIVTSIAEI
- a CDS encoding HupE/UreJ family protein, which translates into the protein MKKPVLLAAALFAGSSAPAFAHLDPAEHGSVMAGLTHPLFGADHVLAMIAVGLWAAQIGGRALWSVPAAFVATMVLGFVLAHAGAPLPLVEPAILASVVALGLVVAVAVRLDAATAAAIVAAFALFHGHAHGGELGSAGTWSFAAGFVIATALLHGLGMGLARLADRGVVTRIVGGATAIAGAALILG
- a CDS encoding GNAT family N-acetyltransferase; this encodes MILVRSALPQEADFLAQIGLAAWRKGIKPLVPAHVAAATEQNNPFLPFVRELGPRILVAEVDGEAAGLGAREHDDDVISDIWVAPAFEGRGAGSALIKALEAQIAERGYRQAAIQVAAQNERALQLYQRLGYRVLWRKVAFDPILQTELEKIGLSKPLRLDR